Genomic window (Flavobacterium oreochromis):
TGATCGTAAATCCCAGCAGGCTTATTATAATACTTATGGAACAATTCGTGATGCTGAAAACACATTAACTAGTAAATCAGGACGTTATCATTTAAACGAAAAAAAGTTTGAGTTTAAAACAGCTGTTACAGTAAATAATCCTACCCACACGATTCGTACCAATCATCTTGATTACTATACTAATTCTGGTCATGCTTATGTTTTTGGCCCATCAACTATAGCGTCTGCTAATAATACAATCTATACTACTAAAGGTTTTTACGATACCAAAAAAGATGAAGGAAAGTTACAACGAGGATCAAAAATAAAATATAGAGATCGAATAATTGAAGGAGAAGATCTTTATTATGATCGGAAAAATGATTTTGCACGTGCTCGTAATAATGTAAAAGTAACAGATACCATTAACAAAACTATAATTAGAGGACATTATGCTGAGGTATATAAGAAAAAAGATTCTATGTATATTACTAAAAAAGCATTAGTTTCAGGTTTATTTGAAAAAGATTCAGTTTGGTTTCATGCAAAACGTATTGTAGTAACAGGAAAAACTAAAAATCGTATCATTAGAGGGTATAATAATGCTCGTTTTTTTAAAAAGATATGAGCGGTAAGTGTGATTCTATTCATTTTAATGAAAAGAAAGGACTTACACAAATGATAGGAAAACCTATATTTTGGAATGGAAAAAGACAGCTTACAGGTGACCTTATACATATTATATCAGATACAATTGCTAAAAAAGTAGACTCTTTAAAAGTATTTAATAATGCTTTTATCATTTCAAAGGACACTATTGGTAATGGATTTAATCAAGTAAAAGGTGTTAACTTATACGGTAAATTTATAAATAATAAATTGAAAGAAGTTGACTTAATTAAAAATACAGAAGTTATTTACTACATGCGAAATGATAAACAAGAACTAATAGGTATAAATAAAACTGTAAGTAGCAAAATTAATATGTTAATGGGAGAAGGAAACACTATAGAAAGTGTTACATTCTTCACAAATCCTGATGGTGAAATTTATCCGGAAGACGAACTACCTGAAAACGCTCGAAAATTAAAAGGTTTTGTTTGGAGAGAAGAGGAACAAATTTTAAAATTAGAAGATATTTTTCCAAAAGAAGAATTAGAACTAGATTCTAAAGCCAAAGCAGAAGTTCAAAAAAAAAGCACAAGAGCCTAATTTACCATTAGCACCTAGTAAAGAAACATTAGAATTTGATAGGCATAACAAAATCAAACAGAAGAAAGAAAAAGTTAAATTGAGTTCTAAAAAATAAAAAAGTTTTGAATAGATCTATTACTCTTTTATTTTTTAAAACTTATTTTAGAACATTTAGATTATAATACATGTTAAAAGATTTTTATAAATACCAAGCACAAACTTCACCTTACCCATTAGGAATGGAAGTATCTCATGCAATAGGTTCTTACATATATGACACAAAAGGAAAAAAATACCTTGATTTTGTAGCTGGAGTTTCAGCCTGTACATTAGGACATCAGCATCCACGTGTTAAACAAGCTGTTATAGACCAAATGGATAAATATGCACATGTTATGGTTTATGGCGAGTACGCACAAGATCCTGCCATAGAATTTTGTAAACTACTTGCAGAAAATATGCCTTCTGAGTTAAACAAAACATATTTAGTAAACTCAGGGACAGAAGCAACAGAAGGAGCTTTAAAATTAGCCAGAAGAGTAACAGGGCGTAGTCAGTTAATTTCATGTTATAATGCTTATCATGGAAATACAATGGGATCAATGAGTGTTATGGGATTTGAAGAACGAAAACAAGCTTTTAGACCACTTATTCCAGATGTAGATTTTATAACATTTAATAATGAAGAAGATTTACAAAAAATTACCACACATACAGCTGGTATCATATTAGAGACAATTCAAGGAGGTGCTGGATTTATTCAACCTCAAAATGATTTTTTAAAAAAAAGTGCGTAAACGTTGTGATGAGGTAGGAGCACTTATGATTTTAGATGAAATTCAACCCGGTTTTGGGCGTACAGGTAAATTATTTGGCTTCATGAATTACAATATTATTCCTGATATTGTAATTATGGGGAAGGGAATGGGAGGAGGAATGCCCGTTGGAGCTTTTACAGCTAATGAAAAACATATGGATTTGTTAACTGAAAATCCAAAATTAGGACATATTACAACTTTTGGAGGACATCCTGTAATAGCAGCAGCTAGTTTAGCTACCCTAAAAGAATTAGTAGAAAGTAATTTAATGCTTCAATGTTTGGAAAAAGAACAATTATTTCGTAAATTGTTGGTCCATCCACTAATAAAAGAGGTACGAGGTGAAGGATTAATGTTAGCTATTATGACAGATAGCCCAGAAATTACAAATCAAGTTATTTTTAAATGCCAAGAAAAAGGGTTAATTCTTTTTTGGTTATTATTTGAAGGAAGTGCAATACGCGTAACGCCTCCTTTAACCTTATCAGATGAAGAAATAATAGAAGGCTGTGGCATTATTATTGATGCTATGAATGAGATAGATTGTACAAAAAAGAACATTAAAGAAGTCTAAATTTTATTAATTAAATTGTTTAAAACAAAAGATTTTCCAACTAATTATAAACGTAACTTTACTACTTTTAGTAAGGATAATAAAACTTAGGAGTATGCATTTGAGTCACGATGAAGAAGATTATAGTTTATCCTTATCAAAATTTGAATCAATGTTAAAAACCAATAAGGTTTTGTTTTTTGATTCAGAAGAGTTTGAGGATATTATCCTCCATTATATGGATATTGGTAAACCTAGTTTAGCTAAAAAAGCATTAAAATTAGGACTAGAACAACACCCTAAATCATTTGGATTAAAGTTAGTTCAAGTTGAAATGTTAATATTTGAAGACAAACTTGAACAGGCTGAAAAGCTACTCAATGATCTATATGCTATTGAACCCACAAATGAAGAAGTCTTCATACAAAAAGCAAATATTTGCTCTAAAAGAGATGATCATAAACAAGCCGTTGAATTTCTAAAAACAGCCCTACAATATACAGATGACTATGCTGATGTTCATAACCTCTTAGGGATGGAGTATTTATTTATGGATGAACTAGAATTAGCAAAAAAACATTTTATTGCTTGTCTAGAAGAAGAACCCCAAGAACAATCAGGACTGTATAATGTTATTTACTGTTTTGAATTTTTAGAACAATACCAAGAAGCCATTTCATTCCTAAAAAACTATATAGAAGTAAATCCTTATAGCGAAATAGCTTGGCATCAATTAGGTAGATTAAACTTTACCATACAACAATATCAAGATGCCTACATAGCCTTTGACTATGCAACAGTTATTGACGATCAATTCATGGGAGCCTTCATGGAAAAAGCCAAAGCATTAGAGCGTTTAGCACGCTATGAAGAAGCTATTTGGAATTATCAAGAAACCATTCGATTAGAAGATCCTACCTCTTATGCTTTATTACGAATAGGTAAATGTTTTGAAAAATTAGGAAATAATACAGAAGCATTAAATTATTATAATCAAACTGTTCATGAAGACCCCCTTCTAGATAAAGGATGGATTGCTATAACAGATTTTTATATCCGACAAGAAAACTACCAAAAAGCACTTTATTATGCTAATAAAGCCCTTAGTATAGATGCAGAAAACCCTTTCTATTGGAAACGTTATGCAGCCATAAATAAAGAACTATCATTATTTGAAGAAGCACAAGAAGGATACAAAAAAGCAGTAGAATTAGGTGATACAGAATTAGATACTATTTTATTTTGGGCCGACACTCAATTATTTATTGGTGAGTACCAAGCCGCTATCGAAACCCTAGTAAAAGCTAATACCCTATTTTCTGATCATTATGAAATAGAATATCGATTAGCAGGCTTATACTATACAACTAATAACCTAACCAAAGGTCTTTATCATTTAACAAATGCTTTACATCACAATCTCAAAATGATAAGTATATTAGAAGAACTATTTCCTACTGTATTTGAATTACAAATAGTACAAGAAACAATAATTAAATTTAACAAATAATAAAGAGGGGATCCAAATTTTTGGATCCCCTTTTTAAAAATTTGTTTTATGTAAAATTTTAAAAATAGTTACAATAAAATTCTACTAAACTACTATTAATAATTGAATATTACTTTTTAATCGTTCGATTAGTAAATTCATCATTCTCTTGTTTAGTTGAGATGAGTTTTTAATATATTCCGTATATTCATCAACTGTAAATAAACCAATTATCATTCCTTTCAAAGAATTTCTAAACTTAATATCTTTGTGAATCACATTTTCAATGTAACTTGATTTTTTTCAGTAGAAAGTGTAAAAAAACATTTTTTTGTTTTACCGCATAATTAATAAAAGCTTGAATAAATAAATCGTTCTGTAACCTTAATATAGGACGGAGGGTAGTATTCTGAAATATTTCTTCCGAAGAAGACTGAATATTTATGTTTCCTATGATGTCACCTCTTAAAATAAGAAGTTGTTTGTCACGAGTTTCCATCTTTACTTTTTTATTAAATTTAGTAAAAAATCCTTTATAATTTAGAAAATCCTTTCAAAAGTTATTAGTTAATTTATTGTAAATTGTCATTGATAACTATTTTTATAAATACTAGAATATTAAAATTAAAAGTTGATTTACATCATATGTAGATTATTCTTAACCCAATATTTTTACAAGAAAAATGACCTAATATCAATAAATAGTTAGAATTAATTTTAAATTATTTGAAAATATTTAAATTTACTTTTATTTAAAATTAATCATGAGATATAAGACACACAAATGGGTTAGACCAGAAGATTTAAATGCAAATGGAACTCTTTTTGGAGGAAAATTATTATCATGGATAGATGACGAGGCTGCACTCTATTCAATTGTTATTTTGAAAAATAATAAAATAGTTACGAAGTTTATGTCTGAAATCAACTTTATGAGCTCTGCCAGACAAGGTGATATTATAGAAATAGGTTTAGATATTGTTAAGTTTGGAAAAACATCTATAACAATGAAATGTGAAGTAAAAAATATTATGACAAAAGCTACTATTATTACAGTAGATTCTATTACAATGGTTAATTTAGATAGTTTCGGTCAACCAGCTAATCACGGTAAAAAGCAGTCTGATTTAGCTTTAGACGAAAAAAATGTTTAAAGTAAAAAAGACTATTTCATACTATCACAAATAAATCTACGCAATATGTTAGAAAGTTCAAGATTTGAGGATTTATTAGCTGAATTAGCACGTACAAATAAAAAGCTCTATTATGAACAGTTTCTTAAGAAAGTTGAAAAATCAAGACAGACAAACGAATTTCAATTTATTTTTTTAAATAACTATTTAAAAGCTTATAAGAAAAAAATAGAAAAAGAATAGAGATATAAATTTAGAAAATACAAGATAAACCTCAAAAAAAGACAAAGTTCTCTTAAGAAAAGATACAAAATGAAAATTAGACAATCCTATTTAAATCTGATAGCACTCCTAGTAAGTGTATTGTCTTTAGCCCAAGTATATCCAGTGCAGCTTAATAGTAGCGTGGTACCACCTTATCCATCTACCATTTCCGCTTATGGAACAGCTACCAGTCCAAAATACTTATTAAATTTATTTACTGCTGATTTAAATGTGGTGAATCGACAAGTAAAACTAAAAATATATATAGAAGGTAATGGAATAAAAGCCCAATCCACTCCGGTGGTAAACGGTGCTATGCCTTTATTTTTAAATGGTGGCGAAACCCTAAACCTGACCAACCTTGATTTAGAACCCTACTTTCGTTTAGAAAACCTGCAAGGAATAAGCCCTCAGAGCTATAGTGAAGTTTTACCCCAAGGGAGCTATAACTTTTGTGCGGAAGTATTTGATTTTATAACCAATCAGAAAATTTCAAAAAAATCATGTACTTTCTACTATTTCATTTACAACGAACCCCCTTTTCTAAATCGTCCAACCAATCATGAAATTGTTCAATTTCAGAATCCTCAAAATATTATTTTTTCTTGGACACCGCGTCATATCAATGCGACCAATATAGAATATAAATTCGAATTAGTAGAGCTATTAAATACACAAACGCCCTCCAATCAAGCCTTTTTAATCGGACAGCCGTTATATTCCACCCAAACTACTAATACGGTTTTACATTATGATCCATCATTACCACAACTTATAGAAGGCAAAAAATACGCTTGGCGTGTACAAGCCCTTTCACAACCAGGCTTTGGAGACAAAGCCGTTTTTAATAATAACGGTAATAGCGAGATATTTGATTTTCTATATCCAGGGGATTGTGAGTACCCTAAATTCGTTTTAGCGACTTCTGCTAATGCCACCCAAGCCAAGATAACCTGGCAATACGACCCCAAACATTTAGATTACGTAGTTGAATACAGAAAAAAGGAAGCCCCCAATGGTTTCAAACAGCACACTATAACCAAGAAGCCACCCTATACGATCTAGAACCAGGAGCTACCTATGATTTTAGAGTAGGCGGTATTTGTATGGCAGGAGTTACCATGTATAGTAACCCATCCAGCTTCAAGCAACCTACCACCAATACTGCTGCAATAAATTGTGGAATTCAACCCCAAATCAATCTAACCAATCAAACAAACTTTACCAAAGAACTGCCTAATGATCAAGTAATAATGGCAGGTGATTTTGCCATAAAACTAACCGAAGTAACCGGTACCGGTACCTACACAGGAAAAGGCTATACCACCGTTCCTTACCTTTCTTCAGTTAAAATAGGCGTTGAATTTAAAGATATCGTATTAAATACCGACTTTAAATTAATAAAAGGAGAAATCAAAGCACTTTACGATCCTCAATGGAAAAACATTCTGGATGTCGGAACAATTTATGATCAAATAGAAAATGTTTTTGATGGTTTCTCCCCTGATGTAGAAGAGCATAATTTTTCAGTTGATTTTCTAATCGAAGATCCTAAAAATATAACCGTAACAGCTAATGCTATTACCATAACTAGCCCTGATGGACAAATCAAAACCTTTGAGCATGACCCAGGAGAACTGGTAATAATAAAAGATGTTAAAGGAAACACCTATACAGTAGACCCAGAAAAAGGACAAGTAACCCAACTAGCCGAAGGAGCAGGATTTGTGCCTAATGCTTCTAATACCGAAGGAGTAGCTTCTAACGGTACTGTCACTTCATTTTCATCTACGAGAGCACGGGTTTATTTTATGCGTTCCAGCCAAAGTAAATTTGCCGACGATACCGCACCCGCAAATGCCCATGATACCATACAAAAATTATACAAAAAACTAAATGATGGTAATACATCATACGCGTTTTATCACAAAGGAATCGTAAATGATGGCAAAGGAAGCAAGAGTACCGATTTTATCGATGCACTAATTGAAATTAACGACAGTAAGATAAAAGTTAGCGATATTGTTTTTAATAGCAACGGGGTACAAGCCAAAACAGTAGGAACGCCACAACCCGAAGGTAACAAAACCAGAGTCACCCTAGAAGTACCTGTTTTTGACTCTTCCACTGTTGTAGAACTCATGGCTATCATAAAAAGCACAGAAGCTAATGGTAAAAACAAACTCATAGGAGCAAGTAAAATTATCCCCATAAAACAGTTACCTACCGTTAACCTAACCCTAATACCCGTAAACGGAGCGGCTATACCCGAAGACATAGAAACCCAATTAAACGCACTTTATAAAGATGCTGCGGTTTCCTTTAAAGTGACCAAAGCAAAGGAATATACCGTAACTAAAAACACTCTTGAATGTGGTAAAGATGCCCTTTTAGAAAAGCTATCAGAAGATCAAGATGCATTTGTAAAAAGTTATACAAAAGATAATAAACCACAAAAAGACGAATTTTACATTTTTGTAACCAAGGGGATTACCCCAAGCCGACCTATAGCTGGTTTTATGCCACGTCATTCCCAGTTTGGATTCGTATTTACAGATACAGCTGCCCAAGAAACAAAACCGAATAGTAATATAACCTCCGTTATGGCACACGAACTGGGGCACGGCGTATTCGAGCTAGAACACCCATGGGAACAGTATGCTACAGGTAATAAAAATAGTAATACCCCTTGGTTAATGGATTATACCGCAGGTACTAAACTACCGTATGTACACTGGCAGCGCATTAGCCATCCTAAGTTTGGGGTGTATGTGTTGGATGGAAGTACGAAGGGGGAGTTCTCAAAATGTGTAATGACTCCTAATTTCAAAATTGTTAATATAGAGCAATCGTCTATAGTTCTAGAACCAAAGGACAAAAATATACCTACAGGTACTGTACCTGGTTTTGTTGTAATTGAGAAAGAGAAAGAACTAATATCCACAAAAAGATTTTATTATTGGGATAAAGATCGTTATGTGAACACTTCTAGTTTAAGTTGGAATTCAGACAAAAAAGTATTTGTTAAAATAGCAAATACTGAGCCTGTTTTTTGTGTGGAAACTAAAGCAGATGATCCAGAAATATTATTTTTTCTTAATTTAATAGATTGTCCAGCTAGAAAATTATTTTTGAGTAAATCTAAATTGCCTGTAGATTATAATACGAATAAAGTTTTAGCTGATTTCTTAGCATCAAAATTAAATGCCTCATTACCTTTAGAATGTAATCCTTTAGATAATAGTAAGCTTAATCAATCCCTTGCGGGATGGACATTGGCTAAAGATGATAGTAATGTGTCATGTAACATTGCGGATGAAGTAGTTATTCAAAAGCAATTATTAAACATAGCTGAATCGGTTAACAAACCAAATAATAAAATCAAAGATTTAGAACCTATTTTTAAAGCTAATATCACTCTGTGTTCAATACAAAAAATGGAAGAGTCTTTGAGGTTTAAAATATTATCTAAATATTTCAACGAGGCGACTGATGACAGTGACTTAGAGATCAGCATGTGTGAAAACACAGGATGCGATTATTTTTTCATCAAAGATTTGATCAAATACACTCCTGAAAATCAACAATTAAATCTTTTGAAAAAAATCAGAGAGAACAATTTTGAATGGATCAGGAAGTTATACGATTTTGGAAGCTCTACCGCAGGTTTTGGAAATGATGTCGAAATGAATCAAGTAGCCGAGATTTATTTAGAAGTTAGTAAATGGGTAATAAAATACTATGATCAATTAAATGTTCCACTAACCGTTAAACAAGCCTTTAAATTTGATAATCAACCAGCTATTTCTAATTATTATCCAGGAATGCAACCTTATATATTAGGTAAAGGAAATAAAGATATTACGTTGCAAATAGATAATTCGAGTGAGATTAATATTCAAGATACTAAGTTAGAATTTTTAGAGAATAGTAGGCTTCGTTTTTATAATCAATATATGATGACGGATTTATCTCCTAAAATTTATGACCCTAATAATCCACCATCAACGGCAAGTCTATACAAATATTTTAATTATAATGAAACTTATGATCCTTTTGAACCTGTAACTATTATTTGTGGTATAGAAAATCAATTTGGTTTACAAGTCAAAAAAGAGATAGTGATGCCAGCAATTGCTGCATTTGCTTATCAAGCTGTTTTACAAGAAGAAAGTAAAGAAGAAAATTTGAGACAGTTTGGAAATGCAATAATGATTACTACAGGTGTTTTAGCTACACCATTTTCAGGAGGAACGTCATTAGCAGGAGTACTTGCCACGATTTCAACAGTTGGTACTGCAGTTGGCTCTATTGATGCCTACATGACATCTGTAGCTAGTGCTGATCCTAGTTTTAAACAAAGTAGTTTTTATAAAGCTTGGGACACTACCTATACTACTTATAGTA
Coding sequences:
- a CDS encoding acyl-CoA thioesterase; translation: MRYKTHKWVRPEDLNANGTLFGGKLLSWIDDEAALYSIVILKNNKIVTKFMSEINFMSSARQGDIIEIGLDIVKFGKTSITMKCEVKNIMTKATIITVDSITMVNLDSFGQPANHGKKQSDLALDEKNV
- a CDS encoding tetratricopeptide repeat protein — translated: MHLSHDEEDYSLSLSKFESMLKTNKVLFFDSEEFEDIILHYMDIGKPSLAKKALKLGLEQHPKSFGLKLVQVEMLIFEDKLEQAEKLLNDLYAIEPTNEEVFIQKANICSKRDDHKQAVEFLKTALQYTDDYADVHNLLGMEYLFMDELELAKKHFIACLEEEPQEQSGLYNVIYCFEFLEQYQEAISFLKNYIEVNPYSEIAWHQLGRLNFTIQQYQDAYIAFDYATVIDDQFMGAFMEKAKALERLARYEEAIWNYQETIRLEDPTSYALLRIGKCFEKLGNNTEALNYYNQTVHEDPLLDKGWIAITDFYIRQENYQKALYYANKALSIDAENPFYWKRYAAINKELSLFEEAQEGYKKAVELGDTELDTILFWADTQLFIGEYQAAIETLVKANTLFSDHYEIEYRLAGLYYTTNNLTKGLYHLTNALHHNLKMISILEELFPTVFELQIVQETIIKFNK
- a CDS encoding OstA-like protein, coding for MPVETGKQIIIEGADFLDKSETEIPGAIVFTGNVRILHQGVRMSCNKAYHFTKQNYVKAFGNVNLVQGDTLTMSSRYAEYNGNTKFAFATGNVVMTDPKMTVTTDTINFDRKSQQAYYNTYGTIRDAENTLTSKSGRYHLNEKKFEFKTAVTVNNPTHTIRTNHLDYYTNSGHAYVFGPSTIASANNTIYTTKGFYDTKKDEGKLQRGSKIKYRDRIIEGEDLYYDRKNDFARARNNVKVTDTINKTIIRGHYAEVYKKKDSMYITKKALVSGLFEKDSVWFHAKRIVVTGKTKNRIIRGYNNARFFKKI